The sequence ACCAGTTCGGCGCCGTCGTCGGGCGCGACGAGCCGGACGAACCGAGGTGCCTCGTCGCGCTGACCGGTGAGACAGCTCTCAGTCGGCGGCAGGGGGATGCCGCGCTCCTGCGCCCACGCGAGCGCCGGTGGCGGGACGATCCAGAACAGGCGCTCGCTGACCGGTCCGCGGCAGCCCGGCTCCCACAGCCGGCCGGTCGCGCTGTCGATCCGGAGGCGCTGGTAGCTCGTCGACGGCTCGCTCGGCTCGCGGCCGGCGAGAAACGGCTCAAGGACGACCCGCGGGCAGTCGGGCGCAGCGCGCTTGCCGTCCACCTCGCAGACTGCAGCCCAAACAATCCCCGCCGGGACGGGAAATGCCTGCGCCGGCTCGCCGCGCAGCGCCTCGCTGATGAAGTCGCGCCAGATCGGGGCCGCCCCGGAGATACCGCTCACCTCGCGCATCGGCCGGCCGTCGCTGTTGCCGACCCAGACGCCGACCACCAGCTGCGGCGTGAAGCCGATCGTCCAGTTGTCGCGGAAGCGGCTGGTCGTGCCTGTCTTCACGCCGGCCGGACGGGAGAGCGTCAGCGGATTGTTCATGCCGAAGGACAGTTCGCGGGCGCGGGGGTCGCTCAGCACGTGGGCGACAAGGTAGGCGATTTCCGGGGCGAGCACCTGCCGCGGCGGCGGCCGCTCGATCGCAACGAGCGTCTGCCCTGCGCTCGATTCGATCCGCAGCAGGTCAGCCGGGGGAGAGAGAAGCCCGCCGTTTGCAAACGCAGCGTACGCTGCCGTCAGGTCGAGCAGCGTCACCTCGCCGCCGCCGAGGGTGAGGGCGAGGTCGTAGCGGTCAGCGTCGTGCCATGTCGAGATCCCAAGCCGCTGCCCCATCTCGACCAGCGCCGAAACGCCGATCCGGTCGAGCAGCTGGACGGCAACGACGTTGATCGAGGCGCCGAGCGCGGTCCGGAGGGATATCGGGCCATGATAGTCGTGGTCGTAATTGACGGGGACGAAGGGCTCGCCGCGGCGGGTTGTGAACGTCGAGCGGACGTCAAAGAACACATCGGCCGGCGCATAGCCGCGCTCGAAGGCGGCAGCGTAGGTGAGCGGCTTGATCGCCGAGCCGGGCTGGCGCGGTGAGACGGCGACATTCACTTGGCCGTCGATCGCGGGGTTGAAGTAGTCGGCCGAGCCGGCAAGCGCGAGGATGTCCCCCGTTCGCGGGTCGATGGCGATGAGGGCAGCGTTGGTGACGTCGTGGTTGGCGAGGCGGGCGAGATGGCGCGCGATCGTCCGTTCGGCAAGCTGCTGCAGGCCGGCGTCGAGCGTCGTGATCACGCGGCTGCCGCCGTGCTGAGCGGCAAGCGCGAGCGCCCGCTCGCGTGTCCCGACCACAAAGTGCGGCGCAACGACCGGCGGCGCTGACGGCCGAAGCTCGAGCGGTTCGGCGGCGGCGCGTTCCGCCTCGTCCCGGCTGAGCATGCCGCGCCGTGTCATCAGCGTGAGCACGGTCTGGCGCCGCTCGAGCGCAAGCGCTGGGTCGTCGCGCGGGTCGTATCGCGCGGGGGCTTGGAGCAAGCCAGTGAGAAGAGCCGCTTGGCTGACCGAGAGATCGGACGCGGCGACGCCGAAGTACGCCCGGCTTGCGGCGTCGATCCCGACGGCGCGAGCGCCGTAGGGGGCGCGGTTGAGGTAGAGGCGGAGGATCTCGTCTTTCGGGAAGTGGCGGGCGATCTGGAGCGCGAGGGCCAGTTCCCGCGCCTTGCGCCGCAGCGGGGGGTGGGCGAGCGGGTCGTCGCGGAGCAAGGCCTGCCGTGCCAGCTGCATTTCGATCGTGCTCCCGCCCGACGGCTCGCCGCGCAGCGACTGACCTGCCGCCCGGAGGAGCGCCACGAGATCAACGCCGGGATGCTGGAAGAAGCGGTGATCTTCGGTCGCGAGGGTCGCCGCCACGACGCTCGGCGCAATTTCATCACGCCTGACCGGCCGGACGCTCCCAACCTCGGTCTCGATCTCGTAGAGCAGGCGCCCGTTGCGGTCGAGGATGAGGATGGACGCGGGCGGGTCCGCGAGCATGACGGGCGAGGGCAACTCGGCCAGTGCCCAGCGGAAGGCCGCGACAGCCGCGACCCCGACGATCGCGAGGGCGAGACCAGGGTGCTGCCATGCTCGCATTGATGCTGACAACCTCGATCAGTCTAACGCCCGCCGGCGCTTGACGGTGCAGGAGATTACCCCCGTTCCGATGGCGACGGCAGGACGGTCCTGCTACGATGCAGACAAGAAGACGGAGGGAAGCACGGCGATGGTGCTGAGCGACAAACGCATTCTCGAAGAGCTGGAAAAGGGGAATATCGTCATCGAACCGTTCGACCGCCGCCAGCTGGGGACAAACTCCTACGATGTCCGGCTAGGGGAGTGGTACTACGAGCCGAACCGCAACCTGATGGTCGTCGACTTCTTTGACGAGGAGTCTGTCCGGGCGTTCTGGGGCGAGCCGAAGCGGGCGAAAGACGGGATCATTACTATCCGCGCCGGCGACACGATCCTCGCTCACACCCAAGAGGTGGTCGGCGCGCGCAACGGGTTCACGACCTCGATGCGCTGCCGCTCCAGCATCGGACGGTCCGCGCTCTCGGTCTGCAAGTGCGCCGGCCTCGGCGATGTCGGCTATATCGCTCGCTGGACGATGGAGATCACCAATCATAGCCAGTCCAACATTCGCCTCCCTGTCGGCGCCCGCATCGCCCAGATCATGTTCTACGAGGTCGGCCCGACCCTGACTGAATACCGCGGGAAATACGGCCAGTCGGAATGGACGCCGGAAGAGATGCTGCCGCGCCTCTACCGCGATTGGGATGTCGAACTGTTTCACCCCGCTTTCTCGATGAACGGAGCGCGATCGTGATCCGCCTCATTGCGGCCGCCCAGATGCCGGCTCCTGCGCGGCAGTTCACGATTTCGAAGCCGAAGAAGCGCGGGATGTCCCGGCGGGGAGAGGCGGTGAGACGCGTTCGCCAGCGTTGACCCGGCGGCTGAACTGCTCCCCGCGCGTGACGAGGGCGACGGCGAGCGCGGAGAGCAGGCCGAGCCCAACGAGCAGTGCCCATGGGAGCGCGGTCAAGCCGGCGGTGCGCTGCGCGTCAAAGGCGAAGCCGGTGAGGGTATTGCCGATTGTGGCGCCAATCCCCGACCACATCCAGAACACGCCGGTGTAGGTGCCGAGCAGGCGGTCGCCGGCGAGCAGGGGAATGAGGGCCATCTGAAAGGGGCGGACGATGAGAAGCCCGAACGTGAGGATGGCCGCCGCAAGCAGAACGGGGCTGGCATTGATCAGCGCGGCAAAAATGCTCTCGCCGGGAAGGGGGAGGAACAACGCGCCGACGAGCGGCGGCACGAATGCCAGCCCCATCACGAGGACCCCCCACGGCAGCGACGCCGCTTCTCCCCACCGTTCTTGGCAGAACGAGGTGACCCGCAGCTGGCCGAAAATAGTCATCGCCGAGGAGATGAAGAAAATCGCTCCGACAAGCAGTTCGCTCCCCGTCAGGCGGCGGATCTCCAGCGGCAGCCCGATATAGATCTGGTTGAACAGGGTGAAGAAACCGAGCATCGAGAGCGAATAGAGAAGGAACGGCCGATTGCCGAACACTTCCCGCCAGCTGCTGAACGCTGAGGCAACTCCTGCGCCGCCCCCGCCGCGCGGCGGAAGAGAGAACAGCTGGACGACGCCGAGCACGAAGAACACCGCAGCCGCAGAGAGACAGACGAGCTGAAAGCTGAACTGGAGGAGGACCACGCCGACGAGCGGTCCGAGCAAGGTGCCGGTTTGGGCGAAGACGGCATCGAGCGCGAACACCTCGGCGCGGCGCTTCGGCGCTTCGGCAGCAAGATAGGCGCGCAGGGAGGGGCCGAAGAGGGCGCCGGCGAGCCCGGTCAGGATCGCGGCGAGCAGCACCCCCGGCAGGGAGGCGGTGACCCCAAAGAGCAGAAAGCCGATCGTTCGCAGCAGGAGACCGGCGACGATCACCGGCTTGAACCCGATCTGGTCGGCGAGTGTTCCGCCGAGGATTGTCAATCCTTGCTGGCAGAAGACCCGCACCCCGAGGATGATCCCGACAAGCCACGCAGGAAAGCCCAGCGTATCGGCGAAGTAGGTGGCGAGATACGGAAAGAGCATAAAAAAGCTGAGGAAGATCGTCAGATCGTTGATGAGGAGAAGCTGAACCGGCCGGTCTTGAGCGCGAAAGCGGCGAACGATTTCCACGCGGACACTCAGCGGGAGAAGATGCGCAGTCGCTGAAGCAGCCTTCAGTATACTGGCCGTGACACGAGGACGTCACGTGCCGCCGCTCTTTCAGCGGCCGGACGGCTCGAGCGGAACGCGGCTGACGGACATCCGCGCCCCCCGCTTGATCAAAGAGCAAGCAGCAAATCGGCGAGCCGTCCCCGGTTAGAGACGGCTCGCGTTGCAGCGGGGGGAGATGAGGCACGCGCGCTGAGCGCCCCGCCTGCCTGACGGCGGCCGAGCGAAACCTCCGGGGGAGGCGCCAGCCTTGCTCCCCCGAGAGCGGTCTATGCCTTCTTGCGGATGATGTCGAAGCGGGGCTCTTGGTCGCCGCGCGGGATGACGTTTTCGAGCTTGCTGCTGGCGGCCCAGAGGCGAACCCCGTCGACGAGAAAGAGGAACGGCGGGTTCTCGTACATCACCTCAATCGCTTTCTGCAGCAGCTCGACCCGCTTCTTCTCATCCATTTCGGTCAGGGACGCGAGGTAGTAGCGGTCGAATTCGGGGTCGTTATGCCGGCGCGCCGGCTCCGGTTCGTTGCCGCGGAACCAGGTCAGCGCGAAGTCGGCGTCCATTGCCGGGGAGTTGAGCAGCCCCGCGGTGAGGATATGCGCCCGCTGCGTTCGGCCGTACCAGTGGTCGAGCAAGAACGCGGAGTCGGCAGACTGTTCGATTGCAGCCTCGATCCCGACATCGCGCAGGTTGCTCTGGATGAGCAGGAAGGTCGGCTCCGCCGCCGTCGTGCCGAGGGTGACCGCCATCCGGATCCGAAAGCCAGTCGGGTAGCCCGCCTGCGCCAGCAGCTGGCGCGCCCGCGCCGGATCGTACGGATACGGCCGGATGTTCGGGTTGTAGCCGACCGTCGTCGTCTGGACAACCTGGCCCGTCGGCCGCGTCAGTCCTTTGAAGATGTCGCGGGCGATCGCCTCCTTATCAACGGCGTAGTTGATCGCCTGGCGAACCAGCTTGTTCTGTGTCGGCTCGCCGGCAAGGGTACTGAAGATGAACGCGCCGATTGTCTGGCCTTGGTTGAAGACGATCACCTGCATCCCGGCGCGCGTCACCGCTTCATACTGGTCGATCGGCACATTGTCGATCAGGTCGAGTTCGCCGGTCCGCAGCCCGGCGATGCGTGCCGACGCCTCCGGAACCGACCGCACCAAAATCTCGCTCGCGCCCGGCTTCGTCGGATAGTGCGGGTTGGCGACGAGCAACAGCCGGTCGGTGCCGTTGAACTCTTTCACCATGTACGGACCGGTGCCCATCCCTTTGGTGGCGAACTCGGCAGGACCGATCCGCTCGAGATAGGCCTTCGGCACGATCACGACAAGGGCGACCCGCTTGAGCAGGATCGGGTCCGGACCCTTCGTCGTGATCCGGATCGTCGACGGATCGACGATCGTCGTCTGGTCGATGGTGCCGGTCCGGGCGAGAATGGCAAGACGGAGCTCGGGGTTGGTCGCTCGGTCGAGACTGTATTTCACATCCTCGGCTGTCACCGGGCTGCCGTCGTGGAACTTGCGGTTCGGCGCGAGTTTGAACTCCCACGTTGTCGCGTCAACATTGCGCCATGAGGAGGCGAGCGCCGGCTCCAGCCGGCCAGCTTCGTCCTGAGCAACGAGACACTCATAGAGGCCATAGCGGCGCGGGTTGTTCCCGATCGCCGCGTGCGGGTCGAGGGTGGTGATGCTCGTCGAGATCGCGATGTTCAGCTTGAAGTCTTGAAGCATCACTGGGCCGGTGACGCTCCCCGCTGTCTGGGTCGGCGCGGCAGGAGCGCAGGCCACTCCGACGAGAGCGAGCGCGGCGAGCGGTCTGAGCAGGTTCGGAGGTAGCGGCCGGAACATGTTTCTCCTCCCGGTGGCTGCCTGGCGACGCCGTATTCAGGGGCATTGTATCCGGAAAATACTTCAAGGTGAGATATTTCATACGAAGCGATCGCTCCGCACTCGGCACGGTCAGCGTGGCTGTCTGACAGGCGGAGCCGGGTTGCCCCGCTGCGCTGCAATGGACGAGCGCGCACCGGGAAGGGGGCGTCGGTCTGCTGATCGCTGCACGCTCCTCCTGCCGACCTAGCGGACGGGCCAGCTGCCGCTCAGCTGCAACCGTTCCCCCGCCCTACGTTGTGCTCAGACTGGAAGGCCTTCTTGCCGCCCGCGCGATCACAGCGGCCGACAGTCATCCGTCGGCGAGCCTTGCCGGCATCGCCATCCCGACGCAGGTTCGGGCGCGTCCTGCCGAACTGTCCCCGGCGCTCGTCTGCGCGCTGCCGATCCCGCCGCATCGCTTCCCGGCCCCCATCGAGGACTACACCCTTCCGCTGGTGCCCCGCGGCCCGCCGCGGATCGCCGTTCTCGGCAACTCCGCCTGCCGGATCGCGGGGGCGCGCGCAGGCGTGCGCTGATCCTGAGCAGTGGCCCCTCGTGACGGCTGACCAGAGCGTCGCCAGCGTCTGTCCTGACCGTATCGTGCCCGTCGGCGACTTCTTTTGCCGGGAGGAGCCCTCTTCCTAGCGACCACCCGGGCTGTGCCGGCAGCCCGTACAGCGCCACCTAGGAGGCGTGGCGCACCGATTGGCTCGCGCCTGCTGCGCCGGCCTTTCTCACCGCGCCGTGGGCACTGGTGCGCAGCAATCATGCGGTGTGCGAGCGCGGCGGCGAGGGGTGGTTCCGCTACCGCGGCAGGCACTTCGGCTTCATCACCATCGAGCCGTCGGGAACAAGAGCGTGGATGGCCGTCGGCGCGACCCGGGGGGAGGCCCGCTGGACGCCTGCGCGGCGGAGGGCAAGCAGCTGGCCAGCCGCTGAGCTGCTGTCAGCTGCGGAGGCGGTCGAAATACAGCCGCTCCGCGGCGATGCGGCCGTCGCGGATTTCGAGGATCGAGACCCATTTTGAGAGGCGGGTGCTGGTCTCGAACACCCCTTCGACCGCGACATGGCGGCCGTCGTCGCCGATGATGACCAGATGCGCCGTCAATCGCCCGTCGCCGGCGTTGCGCTGATCCTGCGCGACATGAGCGTCGCGGCCGACGAGCGGCTCGGAGCGGCCCGGCGTCAGATAGGTGACATCGTCGGTGAAACAGTCGGCATAGGCGGCCCAGTCGCGCCGATTGAACGCCTCGATCCAGCGGGCGACGAGCGCGCGGAGGTCAGCCATCAGTTTGCTACCACGACGGGGATTGTCGTCGTCTGCCGACCGCCGCTGCGGTCGAAGACGTGCAGATAGATCGTGTAGCTGCCGTTTCGGAACTGCGTGGTTGGGAAAGTCGCGAGAAAGCCGTCGCCGGGTGCGAGCGACTCCCCAATGGCAGTGAACTGGGCGCCGTTCAGCCCGGGACTGACCTCAACTTTGTAGGCGGCGAAATTTGCCACGTTGGCGATCCCCGAGATCGGCACATTGCCGCGCAGGACGGCGCCGGCCGCCGGCGCGGCGATCGCGACCCCGAACGGGCCGCGAAGCTGTGGCCCAGGGGTGCCGACCGGCTGCGGCATCACTGGCCCTGGCGTCGGGGTCGGGGTGAAGGCGGCGATCGCGCAGGGCGCCCAGCGGGTAGGCGGCTGCGGAAGCTCACGCTCTTCTGGAGTGGGGGTGCCCGCGCTCGGCAGCAGGATGTAGAACTCCCGATCCTCGACCTCCTCTGGCTTGCATCCTTCGTTGGCGCGCAGGGAGGGGTCGCTCTTCAGAACGAGCACTTTTTCGACCTTGAACCGCGGTGCCGGCGGCTCAAACCCGCGAATGTAAAGGTCGTTGGAGACGCGGGCGCATTCTGGGGGGAGCCCTTCGGCGACGCAGGTGCGCGGGTTGACCACGCGGGCCGGCTTGTCGTACCAGAGCTTGCTGACCCAGTGCTTCTCGCCGGCGCCTTCAGCAGGCTGGAAATGGACGCCGTCAAACTCATCCTTCGGGAAATAGCCGAAGGCGCGCTCCATAAACTCGTTCCAAATGAGCGCGGGCGTGCGCGACCCGTTCAGCCCCGCCATCGGGCGATTGTCCGAATTGCCGACCCAGATCCCGGTCACAAGGTACGGCGTGTAGCCCATCGTCCAGCCGTCGCGATGGTCATCTGTCGTGCCGGTCTTGACGGCGGCGGGGCGGCTGAGGCGAAGGGGCGGACCGGTGCCGAACGTCACGCGGCGCGCCTGCGGGTCGTTGAGCATGTCGGCGATCATGTAGGCGATCTCTTCCGTCAGCACGCGCTCCGGCTGGCGAGCCGGGTCGGTCGCAGCATCGTAGACCACTTGGCCGTTCTCGTCGAGGATTTTCAGGAACGGCGTGAGCGGCACTTTCAGCCCGAGATTGGCGAACGTTGCATACGCCTGCACGTGATCGATCAGCCGCACTTCGCCGCCGCCGAGCGTGATCGCAAGGCCGTACCGGTTTGCATCCTTGAAGCTGGTGATGCCCATCTTCCGAGCGAGCTCGATCATCTCTCGCACGCCGACAAACTGGAGCGCCTTGACCGCGGGGATGTTCCACGAGTTGCCTAGCGCTTCGCGCACGGTCATCGCGCCGTGGAAGCGGTTGTCGTAGTTCATCGGTGTCCAGACGCGCGAACCGTCGCGGAACGAAATCGGAGAGTCGATGACGATCGTGCCGGGGGTCCAGCCCTTCATGAAGGCGGCGGCATAGGTGATCGGCTTGATCGAACTGCCGGGCTGTCGCTCCATCAGGGCCACGTTCACTTGGCCGTCGATGCTCTTCTCCCAATAGTCGTAGCTGCCGACCATGACGAGGATCTCGCCTTTTTTGGGGTCAACGGCGACAAGCGAAGCATTCGTCGCGCGGAAGCGCCGGGCGGCGTCGATATGCTTTTTGACGATCTGTTCTGCCTCGGCTTGGAGCCGGAGGTCGAGCGTCGTGTAGACGTGGTAGCCGCCGCGGTAGAGCCGCGGACCGCCGAACCGCTCCTCGAGCAGCTCGCGCACGTACATGACGAAATGCGGCGCTTTGATGTCGTATCTCGGCGGCTTGTAGACGAGCGGCTCCTCGTAGGCGGCGTCGGCTTCGGCTTGGGTGATCATGCCCCGCGCCACCATGAGGCGAAGAACGTCGCGCTGGCGCGCCTTCGCCCGCTCGGGGTAGAGCAGGGGGTTGTAGAGGCTCGGCGCTTGCGGCAGCCCCGCGAGCAGTGCCGCTTCCGCGAGGGTGAGGTCTTTCGGGCGCTTGCCGAAGTACCCTTCGGCGGCCGCCGCGATCCCGTAGTTCAGGTTTCCGTAGTAGATTTCATTGAAATACATCTGCAAAATTTGGTCTTTGCTGTAGCGCTGACTGATCTGGACCGCGAGCGCAATCTCGCGCGCTTTGCGGGTATAGCTTCGCTCCGCCGCTTCGTCCGGCGTCATGAGGGCTGCGCGCGCCAGCTGCTGCGTAATCGTGCTCCCGCCGGACAGCCGCTCACCGGTATATTCGTGCCACGCCGCGCGGGCGATCCCCCGCAGGTCGACGCCGAGGTTGTATTCCTCATAGAATGTCGGGTCCTCGGTCGCCAAGGTCGCCCGGATAATGTGGCTCGAGAGGTCGCTCAGGGTGACGGGCGTTCGCCGACCGCCGTTCTCGGCGATCAGTTCGTACAGCAGTTCGCCGTTCCGGTCGTAAATCTTGGTCGACTTGAACGTTTCGCGAGTGGAAAGGTTGGCCGGGTCGGGGAGATCGATCAACACCCGCGACAGAGCGACTGTTGCGGCAGCTGCGCTCGCTGCCGAGAGGAAGAAAGCGCTGCTGACCGCAACGATGCTTGCGACGAGGAGAAGGCGGAGGAGCCGCTGCGCCGACCCAGGGCGTCGGCGAGCGCGCATTCGCTCGCGCGCCCGTCGGCGAAGATGCCGAGCAGGCGGCGAATTGGGGCTCCGGCCGGTTTGCCTCCACGAGCCGGTCATTCCTCCTCCGGGCGCGAAATCATCAGGCTGACCGCTAACTCGCTTGTTCATCGAGTATAACGATGCAAGCGGCCGTTGGGTTCGCGTTAGCGCGGGCAACGCCGCTCGCTGCGCCGGAGGGCGAGGAGCGCCGGCATGCTGTTCCGCTATTCCGTGAGGCGCTCTTGGGGGCAATGGGCGTATCCTCCCCTAGATGGCGGAAAGGAGCGAGGATGACCAAGTCACCGCGTATCGGCGTTGCGCTTCCCTCGCTGGTCGGCGACCGCGAGGCGACGTGGGAGGACATTCGAGCGGTAGCGCTTGCTGCCGAACGGGCGGGGATCGACTCGGTGTGGTATCTCGATCACTTTTTCCTCGCCCGCGGCGGCGGTCGGCTCGGGGTGCGCGAGTGCTGGACAGTCTTGTCTGCGATTGGCGCGCTGACGGAGCGGGTGCGGATCGGCAGCCTCGTGCTCTGCCAGTCCTTCCGGCATCCGGCGCTGCTTGCGAAAGCGGCTGCTACCCTTCAGGAGGTGACAAAGGGCCGGCTCATTCTCGGCTTGGGCGCGGGGTGGTTCGAGGAGGAATACCGTGAGTACGGCTTCCCCTTTGACCGGCGCGTTGCTCGGCTGGAGGAGTATGTCGCGATCGTCATCCGGCTGCTGGCGGGAGAGACCGTGTCGTTCCGGGGGCGATTTTTCGCGCTGGAGAACGCGCGCCTCTCCCCGCCGCCTCCGCCGACGCCCGTCTGGCTTGCGACCTTGCGGCCGCGCATGAACGCGCTCCTTGGCCGGGTGGGCGACGGGTGGAACGGCGCTTGGTACGGCGGCAATGTCGAGCCGTTTCGCGCTCGCCTCGCGGCCCTGCGCGAGGAGATCAGCCGTGCCGGGCGCGACCCCGCCGCGCTTGAACTGTCGGTTGGGGTGCTCGCTGTTCCCATTGCCGCGGCGGCGGATGCCCCGCGCGCACTGGCCGCCGTCCGGCGTGCCGCAAGCCAGTTTGCTCCGCTGACGGATGAGGAACTGCGCGCCCGCGTCTTCATTGGCCGTCCTGATGAGATCGCGGCGCTCGCTCGCCGCTACGGTGAAGCCGGAGCCGACACGGTCATCCTCTCTCTCGGCGCGGCCCCCTTCGCCGTGGCTGATGCCGCGCTGGTCGAGCCGACGCTGCGCGCCTTGGCCGGATGAAGGCGTACCACCGGAGGGTGAACAGGCATGGTATACTGTTCTCACCCCCACTTGACGAGCTCCACCGGTGGAGCCTCGCTACGAGAGGCGAGATGCTCGTTGTCGGCCTGACTGGAGGCATCGCCAGCGGCAAGTCGACCGTCGCCGCCATGCTGCGCGAACGCGGCGCTGCCATCATCGATGCCGATGCGCTCGGTCACCGCGTGCTGGAGCGCGGCAGCGACAGCTGGGCAACCCTCGTTGCCACCTTCGGCGAAGGTATCCTCAGCGACAATGGAGAGATCGATCGGCGCCGCCTCGGCGCCATTGTGTTTGCCGACCCCGAGCAGCTGAAGCGTCTCAACGCGATCTCCCATCCCCGCATCCGCCGCATGGCCCTCGATGAGCTCGCTGCCCTTCGCGCCCGAGGCGATGTCGAGGTGGCAGTGGTTGAGGCGGCGCTCCTCTTCGAAGGGGGGTGGGACGATTTCTGCGACGAAGTGTGGGTTGTCTATGTTCCCGAGGAGATCGCGCTCGCGCGCCTTCGCTCGCGCAACGGGTTGACCGACGCGCAGGCCCGCGAGCGGATCCGAGCCCAGATGCCGATTGACGAGAAGCGCGCCCGCGCCAACATCGTGCTCGACAACAGCGGCAGCCTCGCCGACCTTGAGGCGCAAGTCGAAGAAGCGTGGGCGGCGGCGCTGCGGCGCGCGCGCGGCGAGGCGCCGCCTCTTTCGCGAACGGGAGCGGCGCGATGACCCTCCGTCGAGCCCGTGAAGTCGCGGTTGAGGAGCATCTGATCCGCGAAGAGCCGTTCTACCTTCCCCAAGGCGACGAGGTCGAGATCTTCACCGCTGCTTACGAGCAGCGCCTCCCCGTGCTGCTGAAGGGTCCTACGGGCTGCGGGAAGACCCGTTTCGTCGAGTACATGGCCTATCGGCTGCAATCCCATCGCATCGGCGTCAACGGCGAGGCCGGGGTGCCGCTGATTACCGTGGCGTGTCACGAGGACCTGACCGCCTCCGACCTCGTTGGGCGCTACCTGCTGGAGGGCGAAGAGACGCGCTGGATCGACGGCCCGCTCACGAAGGCGGTGAAGACGGGCGCGATCTGCTATCTGGATGAGGTGGTGGAGGCGCGCAAAGACACGACGGTGCTGATCCATCCCCTCACCGACCACCGCCGGATCTTGCCGATCGAGAAGCGCGGGCAGGTGATTGAAGCGGCCGACGGCTTTCTCCTCGTCATCTCCTATAACCCCGGCTATCAGAGCGCGCTCAAAGATCTGAAGCAGAGCACCCGCCAGCGATTCGTCGCCATCGAGTTTGACTACCCGCCCCGCGAACTCGAAGCACTGATCATCCAGCATGAAGCAGGCGTCTCTCCGCAGGTCGCATACGACTTGGCGAAACTCGGAGAAAAGGTGCGCAACCTCCGAGAGCATGGTCTGGAGGAAGGGGTCAGCACGCGGCTTTTGATCTATGCTGGCCGGCTGATTGCGAAGGGCATCTCGCCGCGGCGCGCCTGCCAAGTGGGGATCACTTGGGCGATCACCGACGATGAGCATGTCCAGCGCAGCCTCGAGGAAGTCGTCTCGAGCATTTTTGAGTGAGCGGTGTCTGCGAGGCTGAGCTACGTCCGCGCTGACCTTGCTCCCTTCTCGCGAACCCTCGTTCGTGAGTTGGACGAAGCTGCCGCCGTGCTTCAGCGTCAGCTCTCTCCCTCGAGCTTCGACCGCTGGTGCGATGCGGTGCTGCAGATCGCGCGTTCCTCATTCCGCTCTTGGGAGACGGCGGCCGAGTTCTTGCGGACGTCTCCGGTGATGGCGGCACTGCTCGACGAAGAGCGCCTGATCGA comes from Dehalococcoidia bacterium and encodes:
- a CDS encoding nuclear transport factor 2 family protein — translated: MADLRALVARWIEAFNRRDWAAYADCFTDDVTYLTPGRSEPLVGRDAHVAQDQRNAGDGRLTAHLVIIGDDGRHVAVEGVFETSTRLSKWVSILEIRDGRIAAERLYFDRLRS
- a CDS encoding transglycosylase domain-containing protein, whose translation is MSASMRAWQHPGLALAIVGVAAVAAFRWALAELPSPVMLADPPASILILDRNGRLLYEIETEVGSVRPVRRDEIAPSVVAATLATEDHRFFQHPGVDLVALLRAAGQSLRGEPSGGSTIEMQLARQALLRDDPLAHPPLRRKARELALALQIARHFPKDEILRLYLNRAPYGARAVGIDAASRAYFGVAASDLSVSQAALLTGLLQAPARYDPRDDPALALERRQTVLTLMTRRGMLSRDEAERAAAEPLELRPSAPPVVAPHFVVGTRERALALAAQHGGSRVITTLDAGLQQLAERTIARHLARLANHDVTNAALIAIDPRTGDILALAGSADYFNPAIDGQVNVAVSPRQPGSAIKPLTYAAAFERGYAPADVFFDVRSTFTTRRGEPFVPVNYDHDYHGPISLRTALGASINVVAVQLLDRIGVSALVEMGQRLGISTWHDADRYDLALTLGGGEVTLLDLTAAYAAFANGGLLSPPADLLRIESSAGQTLVAIERPPPRQVLAPEIAYLVAHVLSDPRARELSFGMNNPLTLSRPAGVKTGTTSRFRDNWTIGFTPQLVVGVWVGNSDGRPMREVSGISGAAPIWRDFISEALRGEPAQAFPVPAGIVWAAVCEVDGKRAAPDCPRVVLEPFLAGREPSEPSTSYQRLRIDSATGRLWEPGCRGPVSERLFWIVPPPALAWAQERGIPLPPTESCLTGQRDEAPRFVRLVAPDDGAELVISPRLPTAMQRLRVRAAAAGGAVLLTVNGIPIAPLGAAEGWWTLEPGEHVVRAALLRDGSEVAADERRIRVDGR
- the dcd gene encoding dCTP deaminase, with protein sequence MQEITPVPMATAGRSCYDADKKTEGSTAMVLSDKRILEELEKGNIVIEPFDRRQLGTNSYDVRLGEWYYEPNRNLMVVDFFDEESVRAFWGEPKRAKDGIITIRAGDTILAHTQEVVGARNGFTTSMRCRSSIGRSALSVCKCAGLGDVGYIARWTMEITNHSQSNIRLPVGARIAQIMFYEVGPTLTEYRGKYGQSEWTPEEMLPRLYRDWDVELFHPAFSMNGARS
- a CDS encoding ABC transporter substrate-binding protein, whose translation is MFRPLPPNLLRPLAALALVGVACAPAAPTQTAGSVTGPVMLQDFKLNIAISTSITTLDPHAAIGNNPRRYGLYECLVAQDEAGRLEPALASSWRNVDATTWEFKLAPNRKFHDGSPVTAEDVKYSLDRATNPELRLAILARTGTIDQTTIVDPSTIRITTKGPDPILLKRVALVVIVPKAYLERIGPAEFATKGMGTGPYMVKEFNGTDRLLLVANPHYPTKPGASEILVRSVPEASARIAGLRTGELDLIDNVPIDQYEAVTRAGMQVIVFNQGQTIGAFIFSTLAGEPTQNKLVRQAINYAVDKEAIARDIFKGLTRPTGQVVQTTTVGYNPNIRPYPYDPARARQLLAQAGYPTGFRIRMAVTLGTTAAEPTFLLIQSNLRDVGIEAAIEQSADSAFLLDHWYGRTQRAHILTAGLLNSPAMDADFALTWFRGNEPEPARRHNDPEFDRYYLASLTEMDEKKRVELLQKAIEVMYENPPFLFLVDGVRLWAASSKLENVIPRGDQEPRFDIIRKKA
- a CDS encoding MFS transporter, producing the protein MEIVRRFRAQDRPVQLLLINDLTIFLSFFMLFPYLATYFADTLGFPAWLVGIILGVRVFCQQGLTILGGTLADQIGFKPVIVAGLLLRTIGFLLFGVTASLPGVLLAAILTGLAGALFGPSLRAYLAAEAPKRRAEVFALDAVFAQTGTLLGPLVGVVLLQFSFQLVCLSAAAVFFVLGVVQLFSLPPRGGGGAGVASAFSSWREVFGNRPFLLYSLSMLGFFTLFNQIYIGLPLEIRRLTGSELLVGAIFFISSAMTIFGQLRVTSFCQERWGEAASLPWGVLVMGLAFVPPLVGALFLPLPGESIFAALINASPVLLAAAILTFGLLIVRPFQMALIPLLAGDRLLGTYTGVFWMWSGIGATIGNTLTGFAFDAQRTAGLTALPWALLVGLGLLSALAVALVTRGEQFSRRVNAGERVSPPLPAGTSRASSASKS